In Streptomyces nojiriensis, the sequence CATGAGCTTGAACAGGCCGATCAGAGCCACGATTGCGGCGAGAACGATTCCCGCCACGACGCCGATAGCCATCGGCAACGCCCCCTTAGCGCGGTGCCGTTCGGCACCGACGGGGCTGAGTCTGCGCCTGCCGCGGCCCCGCCGGAAGATGCGGGCCGAGTCTTGTCGCCATCTTGATACGTACAGGTGGGACGGGGCGTCAGTTGTCGTAGGCGGCCATCACGTACACCGTGCGCGGCGGCAGGTACTCGACCACCGTCACCACCGTTCCGACGGCGATCCGGCCGGTCCCCGAGACCGGATGGGCGAGGAAGTGCTCCGCCCCGCCCCGGATCCGTACGATGACCTCGCCCACCAGCCCGGGCCCGACCGTCCCGGTCACCCGGCCGGTCAGTCCCACCATGTCCGCGTCGGCGCCCGTGTCCCCCATGGGGCGAGAGTACGCCGCACGGCCGCCGGAAGAGACGGGCTAGGAGTGGCCGAGGTCCGCGGCCGGCAGGTCCGACTCCGAGACCGGGACCGATCCGGTGTCGGGGGCCGGCCGCAGGGTGAACTCGTCCGAGGCCATCGAGTCGAGCACCGGCGGGGCCGGGCGCAGCGGCGCCGGCATGACCGCGGCCTCCGAGTGGCCGCCGCAGCCGTAGGACAGCGACACCAGACGGCCGTCGGCCGGGCTGAACTCGTTCGCGCAGACGCCGAAGGCCTGGCCGAGCGAGCCGCCGATGGCGACCAGGAAGCCGCAGGAGACGCAGGACGCGGGCGCGGCCTGCGCCATCGGGGTCTTGGCGCCGAAGGACTCGTCCCAGCGGTCGGCGGCGGTGTGCAGCCCGTACCGCGAGAGCACGCGCGCCCGGCGCATGCCCAGTTCCTCGGCGACCGAGGTGATGGAGCCGCGTACGGGGACCACCGCGCGGTCGGTGACGTCGGCGTCCTCGGCCTCGACCAGTTCGGCCATCTCGGTGGAGACGACCGAGTTCGGCGGCGGGGTGTCCTCGCCCGACCAGCCCGGCTCCAGGCGCAGGTCCTCGGCGTCGGTGGGCAGCAAGTCGCCGGGGCCCATGTCGCCGGGGCGCAGCCGCTCGCTCCACGGCACCCACTCGGGGGCGAGCAGCGCGTCGTCGCCGGGGAGCAGCACCGTTTCGTCGAGGGTGACGTTCTTCGCGCGGGAGGCGCGGGTCACGGTGACGGCCCAGCGCCAGCCGCGGTAGCCGGGTTCCTTGGACTCGAAGAAGTGGGTGACGACGCGGTCGCCCTCCGCCACGGCGGAGACGTGCGCGCCCACCACTCCGGGGAAGGCGGCCTCCTCGGCCGCCGCGCGGGCGAGTTCTACCGCCTCGACGCAGAGGCGGTCGGGGGTACGCGGGGTACGGCTTCGCGTCGTCGCAGCACTCACTGGTCTCGTTCTCTCCTACGCCGTCTCACGTGTGCGCCGTCCGTACTGTCGTCCACAACGACCCGTCGGTGCTGTCCGTACGGGGCACGGGCGGAGCGGACCAGAGGGCCGCGTCGACGTCCGCACCCGATCGGACTCCGGGCGCACCTCACTGCGACCCATTCTGCGGGATCACGAAGAGGCGCGCGGCCAGGAGCATCCGCCGGTGGCGCGCTACGCACGCTACCTCCTCTTAAGCCTCGGGCACACATGCAAGGTCCGATTCGCGGACAAGGCACCGGCCGCGCGACGCGCCGGGAGGCGCCCCGGCAGGGCCGGGTGGGGCACTATGTCGAGTGTGGCACCCGTACGGTCGTCCGACGACGGCTCGGGACCGGCCAGGCGGGCCGGCCGGGCTGTCGGGCGTGCGCTGCACCTTCCGGCGCGGGGGATCCGGCGGGCCACGCACGCGCACGGCGCGGGGGAATCGGGCCTCGGCAAGCTGATCGAGCTGCACGCCATCAACGGCGCCGGCGATGTGATGATCACGGTGGCGCTGGCGTCGACGGTGTTCTTCTCCGTTCCCACGGACGAGGCGCGCGGCCGGGTGGCCCTGTACCTGGCGATCACGATGGCTCCCTTCACGGTGCTGGCCCCGGTGATCGGTCCGCTGCTGGACCGGCTGCCGCACGGCCGGCGGGCCGCGATGGCGGCGTCGATGCTGGCGCGCGCGCTGCTGGCGCTGCTGATGTCGGGCGCGGTGGCCACGGGGGGCATTCAGCTGTATCCGGCGGCGCTGGGCGTGCTGGTGGCGTCCAAGGCGTACGGGGTGGTCCGCAGTGCGGTGGTGCCCCGGCTGCTGCCGCCGAAATTCTCACTCGTCAAGGCGAACTCCCGGGTCACGCTGGCCGGGCTGCTGGCGACGGGCGCGGCGGCGCCGGTGGGTGCCGCCCTGCATCTGATCGGGC encodes:
- a CDS encoding DUF3027 domain-containing protein — its product is MSAATTRSRTPRTPDRLCVEAVELARAAAEEAAFPGVVGAHVSAVAEGDRVVTHFFESKEPGYRGWRWAVTVTRASRAKNVTLDETVLLPGDDALLAPEWVPWSERLRPGDMGPGDLLPTDAEDLRLEPGWSGEDTPPPNSVVSTEMAELVEAEDADVTDRAVVPVRGSITSVAEELGMRRARVLSRYGLHTAADRWDESFGAKTPMAQAAPASCVSCGFLVAIGGSLGQAFGVCANEFSPADGRLVSLSYGCGGHSEAAVMPAPLRPAPPVLDSMASDEFTLRPAPDTGSVPVSESDLPAADLGHS